The Virgibacillus dokdonensis genome includes a window with the following:
- a CDS encoding type I restriction-modification system subunit M has translation MNESMFHQQTGLNIQEKANLIWSIADSIRGLYKPHQYGEVVLPMTVIKRFHDTLLPTRDKVQETYQKVKHLEVKEGFLQKASGYGFYNVSNFTFERLLAEPDNIEENFLAYLNGFSENVQDVLKNFEFEREIRKLANNDKLFFIIQEFNSEKAYMGPDRITSTDMGYIFEELIKKFSESYDEEAGSHFTSRDIIYLMTDLLIAEEKDVLIDEGVAKTVYDQTMGTSQMLSAMEERLQALDAEADVTTFGQEINEQTFAIAKADTMIRNGDSNNMRLGNTLTEDQFEGYTFDYCISNPPFGTDWKSEYKKVKEEHDHGEAGRFSVGLPKKNDGQLLFLLNGLSKLKDTGRMAIIHNGSALFSGNAGGGESEIRRHVIENDYLEAIVQLPNDSFYNTGIATYVWVLTKDKPKHRIGKVQLLDASNMYEKRRKNIGSKRVDIDKACREVIVKAYGEFLNKEYSLGDRTVESKILDNEEFGFYKVTVETPQYDEQENILLKQNKPVADKDKRDTEEIPLKEEIHAYMEKEIKPFNPDAWLDEKKTKIGYEIPFTRLFYKFEQPEKADDIAARIREIEKEIVKSFEALSGEEVRVNE, from the coding sequence ATGAATGAAAGTATGTTTCACCAACAAACAGGCTTAAATATTCAAGAAAAAGCAAATTTAATCTGGAGTATAGCAGATTCAATTCGAGGATTATATAAACCACATCAGTATGGAGAAGTTGTACTTCCAATGACTGTTATAAAACGCTTTCATGATACGTTATTACCAACTAGAGACAAAGTACAAGAAACCTATCAAAAAGTAAAGCATTTAGAAGTAAAAGAAGGATTCCTACAAAAAGCTTCTGGATATGGGTTTTATAATGTAAGCAATTTTACTTTTGAACGTCTTCTTGCTGAACCAGATAATATCGAAGAAAATTTTCTAGCCTATTTAAATGGCTTTTCTGAAAATGTCCAAGACGTTTTAAAGAACTTTGAATTTGAACGAGAGATAAGGAAGCTTGCCAATAATGATAAATTATTCTTTATCATCCAAGAGTTTAATTCGGAAAAGGCATACATGGGGCCAGACAGAATTACAAGCACCGATATGGGGTACATATTTGAAGAACTTATCAAAAAGTTTTCGGAGAGCTATGATGAGGAAGCAGGTTCCCACTTTACCAGTCGTGACATAATTTACCTTATGACAGATCTATTAATTGCAGAAGAGAAAGATGTATTAATTGATGAAGGTGTTGCAAAAACAGTATATGACCAGACAATGGGTACTTCCCAGATGCTGAGTGCAATGGAAGAACGATTACAAGCATTAGATGCCGAGGCAGATGTTACGACTTTTGGACAGGAAATTAATGAACAAACTTTTGCGATTGCCAAGGCAGATACGATGATTCGAAATGGTGATTCAAATAATATGAGATTAGGAAACACACTAACGGAAGATCAATTCGAGGGTTACACCTTTGACTATTGTATTTCCAATCCTCCGTTTGGGACAGATTGGAAATCAGAGTATAAAAAAGTAAAAGAAGAACATGACCATGGAGAAGCAGGTCGATTTAGTGTTGGGCTACCCAAGAAGAATGATGGTCAACTTCTCTTTTTATTAAATGGTTTAAGTAAACTAAAAGACACTGGACGAATGGCAATTATACATAATGGTTCAGCTTTATTTAGTGGAAATGCCGGGGGTGGAGAAAGTGAAATCCGTCGTCATGTCATTGAGAATGATTACTTAGAAGCTATTGTCCAGCTGCCTAATGATTCCTTTTACAATACGGGTATTGCTACATATGTATGGGTGTTAACGAAAGATAAACCGAAACATCGTATTGGAAAAGTACAGTTACTTGATGCATCCAATATGTATGAAAAGCGGAGAAAAAATATAGGTAGTAAACGAGTTGATATTGATAAAGCATGCCGAGAAGTAATTGTAAAAGCATATGGTGAATTTTTAAATAAAGAATACTCACTAGGTGATAGAACGGTTGAATCAAAAATATTAGATAATGAAGAATTTGGTTTTTATAAAGTCACAGTAGAAACACCTCAGTATGACGAACAAGAAAATATCCTACTAAAACAGAATAAACCTGTAGCAGATAAAGATAAAAGAGACACAGAGGAAATTCCATTAAAAGAGGAAATTCATGCATATATGGAAAAAGAAATAAAGCCATTTAATCCTGATGCTTGGCTTGATGAGAAGAAAACTAAAATTGGATACGAAATACCATTCACACGTCTTTTCTATAAATTTGAACAACCAGAAAAAGCCGATGATATTGCAGCCCGTATTAGAGAAATAGAAAAAGAGATTGTAAAATCCTTTGAAGCCTTGTCAGGTGAGGAGGTAAGAGTGAATGAGTAG
- a CDS encoding nucleotidyltransferase domain-containing protein translates to MATVNNIIQDIKEELDGLPGVVGIVLGGSRARGTHSPDSDIDIGIYYDESKGFNTNDIEKSALNLNDEKKEHLITSLGEWGEWINGGGWLVVQGYHVDLIFRDIKRVSKVIDDCLSGLVSIHYQTGHPHGYLNAMYMGELAICNVLSDPEGTLAELKKKTEPYPEKFREAMIQYFSFEASFSLMFMETNANKDDISYVMGHCFRSISCLNQVIFAKNKVYCINEKKAVAMIQDFPIKPMNYKKRIDEIVFLLSTDSNKTSQAVENLKELISETKAL, encoded by the coding sequence ATGGCAACTGTCAATAATATAATTCAAGACATAAAAGAAGAACTAGATGGACTGCCAGGTGTGGTAGGAATCGTGTTAGGTGGATCTAGGGCAAGAGGAACTCATAGTCCGGATTCTGATATAGATATTGGAATTTACTATGATGAATCAAAAGGGTTTAATACCAATGATATCGAAAAATCAGCATTAAATCTTAATGACGAAAAAAAAGAGCATTTAATCACTTCCTTAGGTGAATGGGGTGAATGGATAAATGGTGGTGGCTGGTTAGTTGTACAGGGTTACCATGTAGATCTTATTTTTCGTGATATTAAACGAGTCAGTAAAGTTATTGATGACTGTTTGTCAGGTCTAGTATCCATTCATTATCAAACAGGACACCCTCATGGTTATTTGAATGCTATGTACATGGGTGAATTAGCTATTTGTAATGTTTTATCTGACCCTGAAGGCACATTAGCTGAATTAAAAAAGAAAACGGAACCCTATCCCGAGAAATTTAGAGAAGCGATGATTCAATACTTTTCTTTTGAAGCTTCTTTTTCCCTGATGTTTATGGAGACCAATGCTAATAAAGATGATATTTCATATGTAATGGGTCATTGTTTTCGAAGTATTTCTTGTTTGAATCAAGTTATTTTTGCGAAAAACAAGGTGTACTGCATCAATGAAAAGAAGGCTGTAGCCATGATTCAAGATTTTCCGATAAAGCCTATGAACTACAAAAAACGTATTGATGAAATTGTTTTTCTTCTCTCAACAGATAGCAATAAGACAAGCCAAGCTGTAGAAAACTTAAAAGAATTAATTTCTGAAACCAAAGCACTATAA
- a CDS encoding type IA DNA topoisomerase, whose protein sequence is MGHTLILAEKPSQAKAYADALQHTKKQDGYIEVNDGRFFKEKAYITWGYGHLVELLSPEQYNETWKVWRLDQLPMFPDQFRFQVSKDKKKQFNIVKRLLNDPAEIIVATDCDREGENIARCILSLAGASHKPTKRLWINSLEVDEIQKGFRHLNNGNNYLLLYKEAQTRQYSDWLVGMNASRLYTLLLQKKGMKGVFSVGRVQTATLYLLYKRQKEIEDFVSQDYFTFQGKVQVPNGSFEAKHKQRFATKEEAQKVLQEQGILLGMNNGIIQEVKKELKRTKSPKLHSLSSLQSTANKQWKYSPSEVLKIAQSLYEKKVLSYPRTDSHFITDSEFGYIKNNLSNYQECIGVDVEVVYPDAQKRYVDNTKVAEHYALVPTKQTPNFSALNEKEKNIYQEVIATTLAMFAPDYEYEETKVEVGVKGINFEVTGKVEKQIGWKSLFKNQQQARKKETVLPAMEKDQACQVNVEIAKGQTKAPKYYTEGQLINVMKYAGKEVDDEALQHTLKESEGIGTEATRASIIETLKHQLYIEIRKNQVTVLDKGKILCQAVEGTLLASPEMTAKWETYLNKIGENKGSQEVFLDKIKQMIESLMQEAPKKIGDMEKALQQVNEKSFIGDCPCCNHEDGKIQGKVKFYGCSRYREGCTFTLPKKFLGKSISQTNIKKILNGEKSNLIKGFTSKKGKKFDAYLRYDQTEQKMIFEFPKG, encoded by the coding sequence ATGGGACATACATTAATTTTAGCTGAAAAGCCGAGTCAAGCAAAAGCGTATGCAGATGCTCTTCAACATACAAAGAAACAAGATGGTTATATAGAAGTAAATGATGGTCGCTTTTTTAAGGAGAAAGCATATATCACTTGGGGGTATGGCCACTTAGTTGAACTACTTTCCCCTGAACAATATAACGAGACATGGAAAGTATGGAGGTTAGATCAATTACCCATGTTTCCGGACCAGTTTCGATTTCAGGTTAGTAAAGATAAGAAAAAGCAATTCAATATAGTGAAAAGACTTTTAAATGATCCAGCGGAAATTATTGTTGCAACCGATTGTGACCGAGAAGGTGAAAACATTGCAAGATGTATTTTATCACTTGCTGGCGCATCACATAAACCAACAAAACGATTGTGGATTAACTCTTTAGAAGTGGATGAGATACAAAAAGGATTCCGTCATTTAAACAACGGAAATAATTATCTTTTATTATATAAAGAAGCGCAAACAAGGCAATATAGCGATTGGCTAGTAGGAATGAACGCTTCCAGATTATATACATTGCTATTACAAAAGAAAGGGATGAAAGGCGTATTCAGCGTTGGCAGGGTACAAACAGCTACCCTTTATTTATTATACAAACGTCAAAAGGAAATTGAGGATTTTGTTTCCCAAGACTATTTTACCTTTCAAGGGAAAGTCCAAGTGCCAAATGGTTCGTTTGAAGCGAAACATAAACAACGCTTTGCAACAAAAGAAGAGGCCCAAAAAGTATTGCAAGAACAAGGCATTCTGCTTGGCATGAATAACGGTATTATTCAAGAAGTGAAAAAAGAACTGAAAAGAACAAAGTCACCAAAGCTACATTCTTTATCTTCCTTGCAAAGTACGGCAAACAAGCAATGGAAGTACAGTCCGTCCGAAGTATTAAAGATTGCACAAAGCCTATACGAAAAGAAAGTTCTGTCTTACCCTAGGACGGACAGTCACTTTATAACTGATAGCGAATTTGGTTATATCAAAAACAATTTATCGAACTATCAAGAATGTATCGGGGTAGATGTTGAAGTTGTTTATCCTGATGCCCAGAAGCGATATGTAGATAATACGAAGGTTGCTGAACACTATGCCCTTGTTCCAACAAAACAAACGCCAAATTTTAGTGCTTTAAACGAAAAAGAAAAGAATATTTATCAAGAAGTGATTGCAACTACTTTAGCGATGTTTGCTCCGGATTATGAATATGAAGAAACGAAGGTAGAGGTTGGTGTGAAAGGGATTAACTTTGAAGTGACTGGAAAAGTAGAAAAACAAATAGGCTGGAAATCATTATTTAAGAATCAACAACAGGCAAGGAAAAAAGAAACGGTCTTACCAGCAATGGAAAAAGATCAAGCTTGCCAAGTTAATGTAGAAATAGCGAAAGGACAGACAAAAGCCCCTAAGTATTATACCGAGGGGCAACTGATTAATGTGATGAAATACGCTGGAAAAGAGGTAGATGACGAAGCATTGCAGCATACTTTGAAAGAAAGCGAAGGCATTGGAACTGAGGCAACGAGAGCAAGTATCATAGAAACTTTAAAACACCAATTGTATATTGAGATTAGAAAGAATCAAGTAACTGTATTAGACAAAGGGAAAATACTTTGTCAGGCCGTAGAAGGAACGTTACTTGCTAGTCCGGAGATGACAGCGAAATGGGAAACGTATCTAAATAAAATTGGGGAAAATAAAGGATCGCAAGAAGTGTTTCTCGATAAAATAAAACAAATGATTGAGTCTTTGATGCAAGAAGCACCTAAGAAGATTGGTGACATGGAAAAGGCATTGCAACAGGTGAATGAAAAATCTTTTATTGGTGATTGTCCCTGTTGTAATCATGAAGATGGAAAGATTCAAGGTAAAGTAAAATTTTATGGATGCAGCCGTTATCGTGAAGGATGTACATTTACGTTACCGAAGAAATTCCTAGGCAAATCCATAAGCCAGACAAACATTAAAAAGATATTGAACGGCGAAAAATCCAACTTGATTAAAGGTTTTACGAGTAAAAAAGGAAAAAAGTTTGATGCGTATTTACGCTATGATCAAACCGAACAAAAAATGATATTTGAATTCCCGAAAGGATGA
- a CDS encoding JAB domain-containing protein, protein MAVIQMNNLYEHFGCTSKEELYQKVTKDDDSVRSLVDFIDFSKGQMSSKEAGISSPQDFIEFVMKNKMPDKDEMVSVFCSTKNEPLHLSRYKHHDQDDLKRVLKEGLHAGGVSMFNLSNSSTSTGKEAEMTNYFKTFGIDVIDGFIYNEFSDTITSSKEMIPYSRDKYAPSVNNVAESESHTKTAYNLQNGINTYQGFDEFTSFFANQEIVGSHMLKDNAKVKKSLKVGYQYDWQESFGVIACDADGKVLAVKELFKGSPNASIVDKKVFTKELLSREDVSKVAVFHNHPSGIPEPSAEDKNVTRDLKRISEKLDVQLLDHFIVGKKNVYSFAKDIPEYVSSNEDYRKLIEKQAKTKDSKQHAFEIEM, encoded by the coding sequence ATGGCGGTGATACAGATGAATAATTTGTATGAGCATTTTGGCTGCACGTCCAAAGAGGAACTTTATCAAAAGGTAACAAAGGATGATGATTCCGTAAGAAGTTTAGTGGATTTTATAGATTTTTCAAAAGGACAAATGAGCAGCAAAGAAGCAGGAATCTCTTCCCCGCAAGATTTTATAGAATTCGTGATGAAGAATAAAATGCCCGACAAGGATGAAATGGTATCTGTGTTTTGTTCCACCAAAAATGAGCCACTGCATTTAAGCCGATATAAGCACCATGATCAAGATGATTTGAAAAGAGTGTTGAAAGAAGGTTTACATGCAGGCGGTGTATCCATGTTTAATTTATCAAACAGTTCTACGTCTACTGGTAAGGAAGCGGAAATGACCAATTATTTTAAAACATTTGGGATAGATGTGATTGATGGATTTATCTATAACGAATTCAGTGACACAATCACATCCAGTAAGGAAATGATTCCATATAGTCGTGATAAATATGCACCATCTGTAAATAATGTTGCCGAAAGTGAAAGTCATACCAAGACAGCTTACAATCTGCAAAATGGCATAAACACCTACCAAGGATTTGACGAATTTACTTCTTTTTTCGCTAATCAAGAGATTGTTGGATCTCATATGTTGAAAGATAATGCAAAGGTGAAGAAAAGCTTGAAAGTTGGTTATCAGTATGATTGGCAAGAATCGTTTGGAGTAATTGCTTGTGATGCTGATGGGAAAGTTCTAGCTGTTAAAGAACTTTTCAAAGGGTCACCCAATGCAAGTATAGTGGATAAGAAGGTATTTACAAAGGAATTATTGTCGCGAGAAGATGTATCAAAGGTTGCCGTTTTTCATAATCACCCTTCAGGCATACCGGAACCAAGTGCTGAAGACAAAAATGTGACTAGAGATTTAAAACGGATATCCGAAAAATTGGATGTACAGCTTTTGGATCATTTTATTGTCGGAAAAAAGAATGTCTATTCCTTTGCGAAAGATATTCCCGAATATGTAAGCAGCAATGAAGATTATAGAAAACTCATTGAAAAGCAGGCAAAGACAAAAGACAGTAAACAACATGCATTTGAAATAGAAATGTGA
- a CDS encoding LPD25 domain-containing protein yields MKRKTFEQKQEEVKQLTETMNQSIESYFETPEQMAEHLAFMMQFYQYSLRNTALIQSQFKGAQAVGSYKFWQEKGFQVQKGEKAIQILVPNKTQPKFKDESGRWKSIKKATEQEKELINKGELEKKGSGLYFGKGSVFDVSQTDAKASDLPDIFPNRWLEGGIANYQNMLEALQKVGDKLDVTIGEPMEELGAAKGAFYQGIDGRKNHIGLNPRNGELQNVKTLIHELAHAKLHGTPGKHFNLTSEEKEFQAEMTAYAVASYFDIDTSDYSLGYLANWTQGKELKDKAQLLEEVRGAAVEFMETMEPELMKEQEKSMENGKDVFLQAVKDRKDLYALTEINQAAMEYVIDYKEEEYTKGLYFCVDGDVVVGVDNSTNDAWTEEFDHVVKCKAWLKRYDLDVELPQIFIEWSEAPELDSDSMMDFAKGNAFMEKLEERYQDDNRYYKTRYSIVFPKSKNSKMEVINMERLDVGDGEFLNPHHQARKEGNLTDEQKMILDGAVYGLLFENERLDINAWLKDKNEKKKLQTVDMDMM; encoded by the coding sequence ATGAAAAGGAAAACATTCGAACAAAAACAGGAAGAAGTGAAGCAATTAACAGAAACGATGAATCAGTCCATTGAATCCTATTTTGAAACACCTGAACAAATGGCCGAACATCTAGCTTTCATGATGCAGTTTTATCAATATTCATTACGAAATACAGCCTTAATTCAGAGTCAATTTAAGGGAGCGCAAGCAGTAGGAAGTTATAAGTTTTGGCAGGAAAAAGGCTTTCAGGTGCAAAAAGGAGAAAAAGCCATTCAAATTTTAGTGCCAAATAAGACGCAGCCGAAATTTAAAGATGAAAGCGGCAGATGGAAAAGTATCAAAAAGGCGACAGAGCAGGAAAAAGAATTAATCAACAAAGGGGAATTAGAGAAAAAGGGAAGTGGGTTGTATTTTGGAAAGGGCAGCGTTTTCGATGTTTCGCAAACTGATGCAAAAGCTAGTGATCTTCCAGATATTTTTCCGAATAGATGGCTGGAGGGGGGCATTGCAAACTATCAAAATATGTTAGAGGCCCTGCAAAAAGTGGGAGATAAACTGGATGTGACGATTGGCGAGCCTATGGAGGAACTAGGTGCTGCTAAAGGTGCATTTTACCAAGGAATAGATGGTAGAAAGAATCATATTGGTTTAAATCCTCGCAATGGCGAATTGCAAAACGTGAAAACATTAATCCATGAATTGGCCCATGCCAAGTTGCATGGTACACCCGGTAAGCATTTCAATCTAACTTCAGAAGAAAAAGAATTCCAAGCGGAAATGACAGCTTATGCAGTAGCCTCGTACTTTGATATTGATACAAGTGATTATTCTTTAGGCTATCTTGCCAACTGGACACAAGGAAAGGAATTAAAGGATAAAGCGCAATTACTTGAAGAAGTAAGGGGGGCAGCTGTTGAGTTTATGGAAACCATGGAACCTGAATTGATGAAAGAACAGGAGAAAAGCATGGAAAATGGAAAAGATGTGTTCTTACAAGCTGTTAAAGACAGGAAAGACTTATACGCTCTAACAGAAATTAATCAAGCAGCAATGGAGTATGTAATTGATTATAAGGAAGAAGAGTACACAAAAGGATTGTATTTTTGTGTGGATGGTGATGTAGTTGTAGGAGTGGATAATTCCACAAATGACGCTTGGACGGAAGAATTTGATCATGTCGTAAAGTGCAAGGCATGGTTAAAGAGATATGATTTGGATGTTGAGCTCCCACAAATATTCATTGAATGGTCAGAAGCACCAGAATTAGACTCTGATTCGATGATGGATTTTGCAAAAGGTAATGCATTTATGGAGAAGCTGGAGGAAAGATATCAGGATGATAATAGATACTATAAAACACGGTATAGCATTGTTTTTCCTAAGAGCAAGAATTCAAAGATGGAAGTTATTAATATGGAGCGGCTAGATGTTGGTGATGGCGAATTTTTAAATCCTCATCATCAGGCTAGAAAGGAAGGTAATCTTACTGACGAACAGAAAATGATACTTGATGGGGCGGTTTATGGTCTTTTGTTTGAAAATGAGAGACTTGATATTAATGCTTGGTTGAAAGACAAAAATGAGAAGAAAAAACTACAAACAGTAGACATGGATATGATGTGA
- the mobP2 gene encoding MobP2 family relaxase, with product MSPAVVLRSKFVTPRSSAFNDYINYMDREDAKQHVKMDVLSDKENDFDVFYQFMDYMDDEEKQGELFTSSKDRLDAKEKQTVKELFQLAQQNESPMWQDVISFDNEWLSKQGLYNAVTHTVDETKMRSVVRETMQAMLQAEGMQQSAVWTASLHYNTDNIHVHVATVEPHPTRERMNVLDKESNTWHEEYRAKRKPKTLDKMKSKVANVILDRAHERNKIDELLRETIRYKKENNISLSSFQKTETLFKEAMNRLPDDRKQWRYGYKSINEARPYINEINKIYLEQFHPEEIQALETKLDEEVDVMQEMYGEGSDYQQYKNTKLDDLKKRMGNAILTEMRAVDKKERMSDFKQKIAIRQFHALEKENQQSFFQQYNGRGNNDLHVSVIRLKQAMRKTFHDYKRERHMDEFDQLMEKE from the coding sequence ATGAGTCCAGCAGTTGTATTGAGAAGTAAATTTGTTACACCTAGGTCGAGTGCATTTAACGATTACATTAATTATATGGATCGTGAGGATGCGAAACAACATGTAAAAATGGATGTCTTATCTGATAAAGAAAATGATTTTGATGTGTTCTATCAATTCATGGATTATATGGATGATGAGGAAAAGCAAGGGGAGTTATTTACCTCTAGTAAAGACAGATTGGATGCCAAAGAAAAGCAAACAGTTAAAGAACTATTTCAATTAGCGCAGCAAAATGAATCGCCAATGTGGCAAGATGTGATCTCTTTTGATAATGAATGGTTGAGTAAGCAAGGACTATACAATGCAGTTACTCATACCGTTGACGAAACAAAAATGAGAAGTGTTGTGCGTGAAACCATGCAAGCCATGTTGCAGGCAGAAGGGATGCAGCAATCAGCAGTTTGGACGGCATCCCTGCATTACAATACAGATAACATTCATGTACATGTCGCAACCGTAGAGCCACATCCAACAAGAGAACGAATGAATGTATTGGATAAAGAATCGAATACATGGCATGAAGAATATCGGGCCAAACGAAAACCTAAAACGCTGGACAAAATGAAGTCTAAAGTTGCCAATGTTATTTTAGATCGTGCCCATGAGCGGAATAAGATAGATGAATTGCTGCGTGAGACCATACGATACAAAAAGGAAAATAATATTTCCTTATCATCTTTCCAAAAAACAGAAACATTATTTAAAGAAGCGATGAACCGTTTGCCTGATGACCGAAAACAGTGGCGTTATGGTTATAAATCTATCAATGAAGCCAGGCCATATATAAATGAAATAAATAAAATTTATTTAGAACAGTTTCATCCAGAAGAGATCCAAGCATTAGAAACAAAATTGGATGAAGAAGTAGATGTGATGCAAGAAATGTACGGTGAAGGAAGTGATTACCAACAATATAAAAACACCAAATTAGATGACCTTAAAAAGCGTATGGGAAACGCTATTCTAACTGAAATGCGTGCGGTCGATAAGAAAGAAAGAATGTCGGACTTCAAACAAAAAATAGCTATAAGACAGTTTCATGCACTGGAAAAAGAAAACCAGCAATCATTTTTCCAACAGTACAACGGAAGAGGAAATAATGATTTACATGTTTCCGTTATTCGTTTGAAGCAAGCGATGCGAAAAACATTTCATGATTACAAGCGAGAGAGACATATGGATGAATTTGATCAACTGATGGAGAAGGAATAA
- a CDS encoding putative holin-like toxin gives MTVFEALFLMIAFATLVVAILSEQKK, from the coding sequence ATGACAGTATTCGAAGCATTGTTTCTAATGATCGCATTCGCAACATTAGTTGTAGCTATACTGTCAGAACAAAAAAAGTAA
- a CDS encoding M23 family metallopeptidase has protein sequence MKHLKQFAKHMIRKKLLIGTGSFLIANIIPVLIFLVLCTLLMAVIGALSGSVDHQHNDQDDDDGGGYICSPTGDMNQKEWDSYFKHEDRSGVFKGYGNDIIELSEEKGIDPILFGAIALHETGYGTSSGVVDKNNPGGLMDPATDWQALQRFPTLKDGLEAMADTLYNRIIVDGLVTIEQLGEVYAPIGAENDPNNLNKHWIPTMKKLTANMGGLTMNCEAEDHVDMELIGGKSWVSPYTKTITSGFGYRSGCGNCTTFHAGIDIASAGIRNTPIVSFADGKVTISESNGTTFDSTIENMGNGYGWYIEVDHGNGIKTRYAHMDKKGIPAGSEVKAGDVIGYVGSTGASTAPHLHIEILMEGEKVDLCRM, from the coding sequence GTGAAGCATTTAAAACAATTTGCAAAACATATGATAAGGAAGAAGCTACTCATAGGAACGGGTAGCTTTTTAATTGCGAACATTATTCCTGTCCTAATCTTTCTTGTTCTTTGTACATTGTTGATGGCGGTTATTGGTGCATTAAGTGGTAGTGTTGATCATCAACATAATGATCAAGATGATGATGATGGAGGTGGTTATATTTGTTCGCCAACAGGTGATATGAATCAAAAAGAATGGGATAGTTACTTTAAGCATGAAGATCGCTCAGGCGTTTTCAAAGGATATGGTAATGATATTATCGAACTATCTGAAGAAAAGGGAATTGATCCAATTCTTTTTGGTGCTATCGCTTTACATGAAACAGGTTACGGAACTTCCAGTGGGGTAGTTGATAAAAATAATCCTGGAGGCTTAATGGATCCTGCAACAGATTGGCAAGCACTACAACGTTTTCCAACATTAAAAGATGGTTTAGAAGCCATGGCAGATACTTTATATAATCGTATTATTGTAGATGGATTAGTAACAATTGAACAACTGGGGGAAGTGTATGCTCCGATTGGCGCAGAAAATGATCCAAACAATTTAAACAAACATTGGATACCAACGATGAAAAAGTTAACTGCAAACATGGGTGGATTAACCATGAATTGTGAAGCAGAAGATCATGTTGATATGGAATTAATCGGTGGTAAGTCTTGGGTTTCACCATATACCAAAACCATTACTTCCGGCTTTGGTTATCGGTCGGGATGTGGAAATTGCACCACATTTCATGCTGGAATAGACATTGCAAGTGCTGGGATAAGGAATACACCGATTGTATCTTTTGCAGATGGGAAAGTGACCATAAGTGAATCGAACGGAACAACATTTGACTCCACTATAGAAAACATGGGGAACGGTTATGGCTGGTATATAGAAGTTGACCATGGCAATGGCATTAAAACCCGTTATGCTCATATGGACAAGAAAGGTATTCCTGCTGGAAGTGAAGTAAAAGCAGGTGATGTAATAGGGTATGTTGGTTCAACTGGGGCATCAACTGCACCTCATCTTCATATTGAGATCTTAATGGAAGGAGAGAAGGTTGACCTATGCCGTATGTAA